One part of the Vicia villosa cultivar HV-30 ecotype Madison, WI linkage group LG6, Vvil1.0, whole genome shotgun sequence genome encodes these proteins:
- the LOC131610926 gene encoding probable aspartyl protease At4g16563 has protein sequence MSHPYILFSLSLLSLLTFSSSNTISLPLSPLFTKSQSSDLINSLKTAASSSLTRAHHLKTQNPNHKKTSSSPTNTQIYPKSYGGYSINLNFGTPPQTLSFILDTGSSLVWFPCSSHYLCSNCNFPNINPTKIPSFIPRNSSTAKILGCTNSKCGYIFGPDTQSRCRGCNPQSQNCSNITCPAYIIQYGLGSTAGFLLLDNLDFTGKKTVENFLVGCSILSTRQPSGIAGFGRGQDSLPSQMGLKRFSYCLLSHQFDDSPENSNLVLQVSSTGDRKTSNLSYTPFRKNPSTNNTAFLEYYYVNLKTVVIGGKHVKIPLTVSEPGIDGNGGTIVDSGSTFTYMEKEVFDLVSKEFEKQLSNYSRAKEVEAESGLSLCFNFTDVKTVKFPEFVFQFKGGAKMKLPIENYFSLAGEGDVACLTVMSDGVAAPERNGGPAIILGNYQQQNFNVEFDLENDRFGFGPQSCQKSA, from the coding sequence ATGTCTCACCCTTACATTCTCTTTtccctctctcttctctctctcctcACATTCTCTTCCTCAAACACCATTTCTCTCCCACTCTCCCCACTATTCACCAAATCCCAATCCTCAGATCTAATCAACTCCCTCAAAACCGCCGCTTCATCTTCCCTAACAAGAGCCCACCACCTCAAAACCCAAAACCCAAATCACAAAAAAACATCCTCCTCCCCAACCAACACACAAATCTACCCCAAAAGCTACGGCGGTTACTCAATAAACCTCAACTTCGGAACACCGCCGCAAACATTATCCTTCATCCTAGACACAGGTAGCAGCCTCGTATGGTTCCCATGTTCCTCCCACTACCTCTGTTCCAACTGCAACTTCCCAAACATCAACCCAACAAAAATCCCATCCTTCATTCCAAGAAACTCATCCACCGCAAAAATCCTCGGTTGCACAAACTCCAAATGCGGTTACATTTTCGGACCAGACACCCAATCTCGTTGCCGAGGTTGCAACCCACAGTCTCAAAACTGTAGCAACATCACCTGTCCAGCTTACATTATCCAATACGGTTTAGGCTCAACCGCTGGTTTCTTACTATTAGATAATCTAGATTTCACCGGAAAAAAAACAGTAGAAAATTTTCTCGTAGGTTGTTCCATTTTATCCACTCGACAACCCTCCGGTATCGCCGGATTCGGTCGAGGACAAGACTCTCTTCCGTCGCAAATGGGACTTAAGAGATTCTCTTACTGCTTACTTTCTCATCAATTCGACGACTCCCCGGAGAATAGTAACCTTGTTTTGCAGGTTTCTTCCACCGGAGATAGAAAAACCAGTAACTTAAGCTACACTCCGTTTCGGAAAAACCCATCAACGAACAACACGGCGTTTCTTGAATACTATTACGTGAATCTTAAAACTGTTGTTATTGGTGGGAAACATGTTAAGATTCCGTTAACAGTTTCGGAACCGGGGATAGATGGTAACGGTGGAACCATCGTTGATTCTGGATCAACTTTTACTTATATGGAAAAGGAAGTTTTCGATTTGGTTTCGAAGGAGTTTGAGAAGCAGCTTTCGAATTATAGTAGAGCGAAAGAGGTTGAAGCTGAATCGGGGTTGAGTTTATGTTTTAACTTCACCGACGTGAAAACGGTGAAATTCCCGGAGTTTGTGTTTCAGTTTAAAGGGGGTGCGAAAATGAAGTTACCGATTGAGAATTATTTTTCTTTGGCGGGTGAAGGTGACGTGGCGTGTTTGACTGTTATGAGTGATGGTGTTGCTGCGCCGGAGAGAAACGGTGGTCCGGCGATTATTTTGGGGAATTATCAGCAGCAGAATTTTAATGTTGAGTTTGATTTGGAAAATGATAGGTTTGGATTTGGACCTCAGAGTTGTCAAAAAAGTGCTTAA
- the LOC131610928 gene encoding uncharacterized protein LOC131610928, producing MSLSQKALSLCCSSFHSSPKLSLSTPCSTTSYLMQKASLRTIHIQILNPPFLISGKQRRKVKPLSASLSVPQPLDLTEDNVKQALVDARAELGQIFDTSVGMTGVVELVELDGPYVTISLKGRFWHKRSTVLARLANYLKQRIPEILEVEIENEKQLDDSPANF from the exons ATGTCCCTTTCCCAGAAGGCCCTGTCACTGTGTTGTAGCAGCTTTCACAGTTCACCGAAACTATCCTTATCCACTCCATGCTCCACCACCAGTTACCTTATGCAAAAGGCTTCATTAAGAACAATCCATATCCAAATACTCAACCCTCCATTTCTCATAAGTGGTAAACAGCGAAGGAAGGTGAAGCCTCTATCAGCATCTCTTTCGGTTCCACAGCCACTAGACCTCACAGAAGACAACGTGAAACAGGCTTTGGTCGATGCTCGAGCTGAGCTTGGTCAGATCTTTGACACTTCTGTTGGCATGACAG GTGTAGTTGAATTGGTGGAGTTAGATGGACCTTACGTGACTATTAGTCTCAAGGGTAGGTTTTGGCACAAGCGTTCAACTGTCCTAGCCAGACTCGCCAATTATCTTAAACAGAGAATTCCG GAGATTTTAGAGGTTGAAATAGAAAATGAGAAACAATTGGATGATAGTCCTGCCAATTTCTAA
- the LOC131610927 gene encoding 2-Cys peroxiredoxin BAS1, chloroplastic yields MACSAPSASLLSPNPNTLFSPKFSSPRLSSLSIPNASNSLPKLRTSLPLSINRTSSSRRSFAVRASSELPLVGNSAPDFEAEAVFDQEFIKVKLSEYIGKKYVILFFYPLDFTFVCPTEITAFSDRHAEFAELNTEILGVSVDSVFSHLAWVQTDRKSGGLGDLNYPLISDVTKSISKSYGVLIPDQGIALRGLFIIDKEGVIQHSTINNLGIGRSVDETKRTLQALQYVQENPDEVCPAGWKPGEKSMKPDPKLSKEYFSAV; encoded by the exons ATGGCTTGCTCAGCTCCTTCTGCTTCTCTCCTATCTCCAAACCCTAACACACTCTTCTCTCCCAAATTCTCTTCTCCGCGTCTCTCTTCTCTCTCCATCCCCAATGCCTCCAATTCACTCCCCAAACTACGCACCTCCCTCCCTCTTTCCATCAACCGCACATCCTCCTCCCGCCGCAGTTTCGCCGTTAGGGCTTCT AGTGAATTACCATTAGTTGGGAACTCAGCGCCGGATTTTGAAGCTGAAGCTGTTTTCGATCAGGAGTTTATCAAG GTCAAACTATCTGAATATATTGGGAAGAAATATGTTATCCTCTTTTTCTACCCATTGGATTTCACATTTGTTTGTCCCACTG AAATCACTGCTTTCAGTGACCGCCATGCAGAGTTTGCAGAACTTAATACCGAGATATTGGGTGTTTCAGTTGACAGTGTG TTCTCGCACCTTGCATGGGTTCAAACAGATAGAAAGTCAGGTGGTCTTGGCGACTTGAACTATCCTTTGATTTCTGATGTCACCAAATCCATATCAAAATCTTATGGTGTTCTCATTCCTGATCAG GGGATAGCATTGAGAGGATTGTTCATTATTGACAAGGAAGGGGTTATTCAACATTCTACCATCAACAATCTCGGAATTGGAAGAAGTGTTGATGAGACAAAGAGAACTCTCCAG GCTTTGCAGTATGTGCAGGAGAACCCAGATGAAGTTTGCCCTGCTGGGTGGAAGCCTGGTGAGAAGTCCATGAAACCAGACCCCAAGCTTAGCAAAGAGTACTTTTCTGCTGTGTAG
- the LOC131610931 gene encoding uncharacterized protein LOC131610931, which translates to MSDSTTTAAVTSPSPTLRRHNSITAITPNKFHPSANKPPLRTTSLDLELLLLKSPYTSYTSLRDMLPSPHAAVNSPTTSSATINSGYEISIRNHLVKQAAWAYLQPMSSFPTNSSTPNFLRRLCHRLSSSSSITSCFTSMVSGFTRIFHQILQAFRGQVRA; encoded by the coding sequence ATGTCTGATTCTACCACCACCGCCGCCGTTACTTCGCCGTCACCAACTCTTCGCCGCCACAACTCCATAACGGCCATAACACCCAACAAGTTTCACCCTTCAGCAAACAAGCCACCCCTCCGCACAACAAGCTTAGATTTGGAGCTTCTCTTACTCAAATCCCCTTACACTTCATACACATCACTCAGAGACATGCTTCCTTCTCCTCACGCCGCCGTCAACTCTCCGACAACCTCATCCGCCACCATCAACTCCGGATACGAGATCTCAATCCGCAATCATCTCGTTAAGCAAGCTGCCTGGGCTTACCTTCAGCCCATGTCATCTTTTCCAACAAACTCCTCCACTCCAAATTTCCTCCGCCGCCTCTGCCACCGTCTCTCCTCCTCCAGTTCAATAACCTCTTGTTTTACTTCAATGGTTTCGGGTTTTACCC